A region of the Paenibacillus sp. J23TS9 genome:
TAGGCAGTAAAATCCAGATTCAACAAGAAACATTTAGTTCTGCGAAAAAGCCGGTTATTATTCAGGTCAAATCGGGAATTATCAATAAAAGTGGCAACGGTACCCTTCAAAGCGTGGATACAGCCACCAAATCATTGGTTATTAAAAATTCTTCCGGTGCGATGGAAAGCTACACATGGGATGACAGCCTGATCGTAAAATATCAGAATCAGCTCCTCTCGCCATCCGAATTGAAAAATGGGGCAGTTATTAATTACACCGTTAAAAACAATCTTGTTGAATCGATTGAAGTTACCCAAGGTGTGGAAAGAACAATTCGCGGTTCTCTGTATGAAGTCGGGGCTAACAATGCCACCATTACATACAAACGTGATGGAGGACAGCTTGAAGTGAAGCTCCTCACGGATAAGCCTGAGCTTGTGATCAGCGGCATCGCTTCTCCAGTACTGGGCGACCTGATTGCTGACTCCGTGAACGGGGATCAGGTGGAAATCACGCTGAATCCGCAGGATCAGGTTACCAAAATTCAAGTGATGAACCGTCAAATGGAACAGAAGAAGGGCGCAACCATCGTTCAGTATGAACCTAAAAGCAAACTTCTGACACTTCTGGATGCGAACAAGAAGCCATACGTTGTTTCCATTGATGAAAAGACCAAATTGACTTATAATTCTCCAAATCCGACTTTGGCCGGAATCGAACCATACCTGATTAACGGCCGCAAGGTGAATATCACTTACCTGACAAACCGGGCGTTGTCGCTTGAAGTAATTTATCAATATGAAGGAAAAGTATCTTCGCTCGACCTGGCAGGCAAAAAGCTTACGCTGCTGACCGCTGACGGACAAAGCATGACGCTGCCGTTCACGAATCCGGTTGTTCAGGTATACGGCAAGAGCAGCACATCCCTCTCTGATGTCAAAGTGGGAAGTGAAATTGCAGCTGTACTGAGTGCGACACAGGATGCCATTCAATCGATCCAGGTAAAATCAAATGTTCAGTTTGAGATTGTGGATGTCGATTATAACAACTCCCGTATTACAGTGAAAAAGGATGGAATCATCAGCCAGTTCTATGTGGACAAATCAACTCTGACCGGTGACAACGGACAAGAGATTACGGTGCAAGAGCTTCGTTCGGGTCAATTGCTGAACGTTACTTTCAACGGGATTACACCAGCCGCTGTACAGGTTGTCAAGCTGACGACCGGTGAAGTGACTGCAGTGAACACTTCTTCCGCATCACCAAGCATTACAGTCAAGAATTATGGAGGAACAACAGAAACCTTTAAGCTGGACAATGCATCCAAAATTATAAATGATGCCGGAAGCGCGCTTAACCTCAGCAATGTTACAACAGGTAACCGTGTAGAAGTGCGCAAGGATGCTGACGGTAATTCGGTCGTGAAAGTGCTGAATATAACGAACCAAACCTTCTGGAAATATGACAGTTATGCGAAGGAAATATATGTGAAACGTCAAAATGTCAATGATACCAGCCATTATTCGCTGTCCCCGGCTGCTTACATTCATCAAGGAGATACGACTTTGACCGTGCAATCCCTGAAAGAAAATGATAATATTGTACTGTATTTAAACAATGGAACGATTGTCGAGAT
Encoded here:
- a CDS encoding S-layer homology domain-containing protein, encoding MVSKRSNSSSHSKKVVSAVIVGMMALGTGTAVFADTTATTTSASVTASGLFSDVKSGYWAEKHIYKLASQGILLGNNGLFRPNDSVTQQEAVTMAIRFAGLEDKISNNSAVALPANLQVNNYFKPYVALALQQNLLDKTSESAAVNSKETWGERKASREWITEVLIRALGKESDAASMASKATTFADNGKISASKRGFVNAALELGLTNGVDGNRFDPQGLVTRAQLATFFSRAEALNNVKYNNSAEGIVTGLGTNKLDLYVDGSIRTYALDSSTVYYTSDSDNKISFADLKPYTKVMVIGSTNKTAYVEVTDSKLQLESVEGTFQKLSPGNIIWLETNNTFKEFTYDAGTSFLDQNGSKIDPAALVVGSKIQIQQETFSSAKKPVIIQVKSGIINKSGNGTLQSVDTATKSLVIKNSSGAMESYTWDDSLIVKYQNQLLSPSELKNGAVINYTVKNNLVESIEVTQGVERTIRGSLYEVGANNATITYKRDGGQLEVKLLTDKPELVISGIASPVLGDLIADSVNGDQVEITLNPQDQVTKIQVMNRQMEQKKGATIVQYEPKSKLLTLLDANKKPYVVSIDEKTKLTYNSPNPTLAGIEPYLINGRKVNITYLTNRALSLEVIYQYEGKVSSLDLAGKKLTLLTADGQSMTLPFTNPVVQVYGKSSTSLSDVKVGSEIAAVLSATQDAIQSIQVKSNVQFEIVDVDYNNSRITVKKDGIISQFYVDKSTLTGDNGQEITVQELRSGQLLNVTFNGITPAAVQVVKLTTGEVTAVNTSSASPSITVKNYGGTTETFKLDNASKIINDAGSALNLSNVTTGNRVEVRKDADGNSVVKVLNITNQTFWKYDSYAKEIYVKRQNVNDTSHYSLSPAAYIHQGDTTLTVQSLKENDNIVLYLNNGTIVEIQKQ